In Haemorhous mexicanus isolate bHaeMex1 chromosome 6, bHaeMex1.pri, whole genome shotgun sequence, a single window of DNA contains:
- the RAG2 gene encoding V(D)J recombination-activating protein 2, producing the protein MPFHGMAQSTDRMSLQMVSTVSNSSLLQPGFSLLNFDGHVFFFGQKGWPKRSCPTGVFLLDIKQNELKMKPVFFSKDSCYLPPLRYPALCTLMSDARADDYQYIIHGGKTPNNDLSDKIYFISLVSKTSKKMTFQCVEKDLGGDVPEARYGHTINVVHSRGKSMSVLFGGRSYTPLAQRTTETWNSVVDCLPSVFLIDFEFGCCTSYMLPELQDGLSFHVSIAREDTIYILGGHSLQNNTRPPNLYKLKIDLPLGSPAVTCTILPGGISVSSAIVTQISDNEFVLVGGYLSDNQKRLACNTILLEDSKIEIAESVGPEWTPDIKHCRMWFGCDMGKGSVLLGIPGANKQIIPDANYFYILRCKGAEEDKEEELITQTCSQTSSEDPGDSTPFEDSEEFYFSAEANSFDADGADTYNEDDEEDESETGYWITCCAGCNIDINTWVPFYSTELNKPAMILCSSGAGHWVHAQCMDLSETMLLRLSEANVKYFCNKHIDLNKGLQTPQKVMCLKKPPMKPLRKKKTMKLSTSAKKSFLRRLFE; encoded by the exons ATGCCTTT ccACGGTATGGCCCAGTCAACAGACAGAATGTCGCTGCAGATGGTATCCACTGTCAGTAACTCATCCTTGCTTCAGCCAGGCTTCTCTCTCCTGAATTTTGATGggcatgttttcttttttggtcaAAAAGGATGGCCAAAGAGATCCTGCCCCACTGGTGTATTCCTTCTCGATATAAAGCAGAATGAGCTCAAAATGAAACCTGTCTTCTTCTCCAAAGACTCATGTTACCTTCCCCCTCTCCGCTACCCTGCTCTTTGCACACTCATGAGTGATGCAAGGGCTGATGACTACCAGTATATCATCCATGGTGGTAAAACACCTAACAATGACCTTTCTGATAAGATTTACTTTATAAGTTTGGTAAGCAAAACTAGCAAGAAAATGACGTTCCAATGCGTTGAGAAAGACCTGGGTGGAGATGTGCCTGAAGCTAGATATGGGCATACAATTAACGTAGTTCACAGCCGAGGAAAAAGCATGAGTGTTCTCTTTGGTGGGAGGTCATATACTCCTCTTGCACAGAGAACCACTGAAACATGGAACAGTGTAGTTGACTGTTTGCCATCTGTGTTTCTCATTGATTTTGAGTTTGGATGCTGTACATCATACATGCTTCCAGAGCTTCAAGATGGACTTTCTTTCCATGTTTCAATTGCCAGAGAGGATACAATCTACATCTTGGGAGGCCACTCACTTCAAAATAACACCAGGCCCCCCAACTTGTACAAGCTAAAAATTGATCTGCCCCTGGGCAGCCCGGCAGTGACCTGCACCATCCTGCCAGGGGGGATATCAGTGTCAAGTGCTATAGTGACCCAGATCAGTGACAATGAATTTGTCCTTGTCGGTGGCTACCTCTCAGACAACCAGAAACGGCTGGCATGTAACACCATACTTCTGGAAGATAGTAAGATAGAGATTGCTGAAAGTGTGGGTCCAGAGTGGACACCAGATATAAAACACTGCAGGATGTGGTTTGGCTGTGATATGGGTAAAGGGTCTGTTTTGCTAGGCATTCCAGGGGCCAACAAACAAATAATCCCAGATGCAAACTACTTCTACATTTTGAGATGCAAAGGAGCAGAAGAGGACAAGGAAGAAGAACTGATAACGCAAACTTGCAGTCAGACATCAAGTGAAGACCCTGGAGACTCCACTCCATTTGAAGATTCGGAGGAGTTCTATTTTAGTGCTGAAGCCAATAGCTTTGATGCTGATGGTGCTGATACTTAcaatgaagatgatgaagaagatgaatCAGAAACAGGCTACTGGATCACCTGCTGTGCCGGTTGCAATATTGACATCAACACCTGGGTCCCTTTCTATTCGACAGAGCTCAACAAGCCTGCAATGATCCTGTGCTCCAGTGGGGCTGGCCACTGGGTCCACGCACAGTGTATGGATCTCTCAGAGACCATGCTTCTACGTCTCTCGGAAGCAAACGTCAAGTATTTCTGCAACAAGCACATTGACCTTAATAAAGGGCTACAAACTCCTCAAAAGGTGATGTGCCTGAAAAAGCCACCCATGAAACCATTGCgcaaaaagaaaaccatgaaGTTATCAACATCAGCGAAAAAGTCCTTTCTTCGGAGACTCTTTGAATAG
- the RAG1 gene encoding V(D)J recombination-activating protein 1, translating into MDGDSCLGFPLYDSEWVSGETAISVASQMDLPEELQHTYTKFSQWKFKLFKLRSFEKTASDDSQHIHKDQAEEAVSSSQEIILHEDEAVPKGEKMELMGNRQGLEEDAHAMKTQDNRAHQNNLKQLCRICGVSFKTDCSKRTYPVHGPVDDETLWLLRKKEKTATSWPDLIAKVFKIDVRGDVDTIHPTQFCHNCWSIIQRKFSNTLCEVYFPRNSTMEWQPHSPNCDVCHTSRRGVKRKSQPPSVQRGKRVKTTGERAQLNRGVKNQQLKQAQIKNKNLMKEIVNCKDIHLSTKLLVVDYPVDFIKSISCQICDHILADPVETTCRHLFCRTCILKCIRVMGSYCPSCWYPCFPTDLVIPVKSFLNILDNLSIRCPVKECDEEISHGKYGQHLSGHKEMKEGELYSYINKGGRPRQHLLSLTRRAQKHRLRELKRQVKAFAEKEEGGDIKAVCMTLFLLALRAKNEHKQADELEAIMQGRGSGLHPAVCLAIRINTFLSCSQYHKMYRTVKAVTGRQIFQPLHALRTAEKALLPGYHPFEWKPPLKNVSTNTEVGIIDGLSGLPLSIDDYPVDTIAKRFRYDAALVCALKDMEEEILEGMKAKNLDDYLNGPFTVVVKESCDGMGDVSEKHGSGPAVPEKAVRFSFTVMNISIAHGNESKRIFEEVKPNSELCCKPLCLMLADESDHETLTAILSPLIAEREAMKNSELLLEIGGILRTFRFIFRGTGYDEKLLREVEGLEASGSTYICTLCDATRLEASQNLVFHSITRSHAENLERYEIWRSNPYHESVDELRDRVKGVSAKPFIETVPSIDALHCDIGNATEFYRIFQMEIGELYKNPDVSKEERKRWQVTLDKHLRKKMNLKPMLKMSGNFARKLMSKETVEAVCELIKCEERHEALKELMDLYLKMKPVWRSSCPAKECPELLCQYSYNSQRFAELLSTKFKYRYEGKITNYFHKTLAHVPEIIERDGSIGAWASEGNESGNKLFRRFRKMNARQSKVYEMEDVLKHHWLYTSKYLQKFMNAHKTLKSQNFTIDSGGSLGDSLPLEVLENSDSAEL; encoded by the exons ATGGATGGAGATTCATGCCTGGGGTTCCCTCTGTACGACTCTGAGTGGG TCTCAGGTGAGACTGCAATATCAGTAGCATCACAAATGGACCTACCTGAAGAACTTCAGCATACATATACAAAATTTTCTCAATGGAAATTCAAGCTCTTTAAATTGCGATCATTTGAAAAAACGGCCTCTGATGACAGCCAGCATATACACAAAGATCAGGCAGAAGAGGCTGTTTCTTCAAGCCAAGAAATCATCCTGCATGAAGATGAAGCAGTgccaaaaggagaaaagatggAGTTAATGGGCAATAGGCAGGGACTTGAGGAAGATGCCCATGCCATGAAAACACAGGACAACAGAGCTCATCAGAACAATCTGAAGCAACTCTGCCGTATATGTGGGGTTTCATTTAAAACTGATTGTTCCAAGAGAACTTACCCAGTGCATGGGCCAGTGGATGATGAAACTCTGTGGCttctgagaaagaaagaaaaaacagcaacCTCTTGGCCAGATCTTATTGCTAAGGTTTTCAAGATTGATGTGCGAGGGGACGTCGACACTATCCATCCCACTCAATTTTGTCACAACTGTTGGAGTATTATACAGAGAAAATTCAGTAATACTCTGTGTGAAGTGTATTTTCCTAGGAACAGCACAATGGAGTGGCAACCCCATTCCCCAAACTGTGATGTCTGCCATACTTCCAGACGAGGAGTCAAGAGAAAAAGCCAGCCCCCAAGTGTGCAACGTGGCAAACGTGTCAAAACCACTGGGGAACGTGCTCAGCTAAACAGAGGTGTAAAGAACCAACAACTCAAGCAAGCACagataaagaacaaaaatttaATGAAAGAGATTGTCAATTGCAAGGATATACATCTCAGCACCAAGCTGCTTGTAGTTGATTACCCAGTAGATTTCATTAAATCCATTTCTTGCCAGATTTGTGATCACATTTTGGCAGATCCAGTGGAAACAACATGCAGACACTTGTTTTGCAGAACTTGCATCCTTAAATGTATCAGGGTTATGGGCAGCTATTGCCCCTCCTGCTGGTATCCTTGCTTTCCTACTGATCTGGTAATCCCAGTGAAATCCTTCCTGAACATCCTCGATAACCTGAGTATAAGATGCCCTGTAAAGGAATGTGATGAAGAGATCTCGCATGGAAAATATGGCCAACACCTCTCTGGCCACAAGGAGATGAAAGAAGGAGAGCTCTATAGCTACATCAATAAAGGTGGCCGACCGAGGCAGCACCTCCTGTCTTTGACGAGGAGAGCTCAGAAACATCGTCTAAGGGAGCTGAAACGTCAAGTCAAAGCTTTTGCTGAGAAAGAAGAGGGCGGTGATATAAAGGCTGTATGCATGACTTTGTTCCTGCTAGCTCTGAGAGCAAAAAATGAACACAAACAAGCAGATGAACTGGAGGCTATAATGCAAGGGAGGGGGTCTGGACTTCATCCTGCGGTCTGTCTGGCCATCCGAATCAACACATTTCTCAGCTGTAGTCAGTATCATAAAATGTATAGAACAGTAAAAGCTGTCACTGGGAGGCAGATCTTTCAGCCTTTGCATGCTCTTCGCACTGCTGAGAAAGCCCTCCTACCAGGTTATCACCCATTTGAGTGGAAACCTCCCCTGAAAAATGTATCCACTAACACAGAAGTGGGAATTATAGATGGACTATCAGGACTGCCACTCTCAATTGATGATTACCCAGTAGACACAATTGCAAAGAGATTCCGATACGATGCAGCCTTGGTTTGTGCCTTAAAGGACATGGAAGAGGAGATCTTGGAAGGCATGAAAGCAAAAAACCTGGACGACTATTTGAATGGCCCCTTCACTGTGGTAGTAAAAGAGTCCTGTGATGGAATGGGAGATGTCAGTGAGAAGCATGGAAGTGGGCCTGCTGTCCCAGAGAAGGCTGTTCGCTTTTCCTTCACAGTGATGAACATTTCTATAGCACATGGGAATGAAAGCAAGAGGATCTTTGAGGAAGTAAAGCCCAATTCAGAGTTGTGCTGTAAGCCCTTGTGCCTTATGCTGGCTGATGAATCGGATCATGAAACTCTGACAGCAATCCTGAGCCCCCTCATAGCAGAAAGAGAGGCTATGAAAAACAGTGAACTGCTGCTTGAAATTGGAGGCATCCTGAGAACATTTAGATTCATCTTTAGGGGTACAGGATATGATGAGAAACTTTTGCGGGAAGTGGAAGGGCTGGAGGCCTCAGGTTCCACTTATATTTGTACCTTGTGTGATGCAACCCGCTTGGAGGCATCCCAGAATCTGGTCTTCCACTCCATAACCAGGAGCCATGCTGAAAATCTGGAGCGATATGAAATATGGAGGTCCAACCCATATCACGAGTCTGTTGATGAGCTCCGTGACAGAGTGAAGGGCGTTTCAGCCAAACCTTTTATTGAGACTGTTCCCTCCATAGATGCATTGCACTGCGACATTGGCAATGCAACAGAATTCTACAGGATTTTCCAGATGGAGATTGGTGAACTTTACAAGAATCCTGATGTGTCtaaagaggagaggaagaggtgGCAGGTGACTCTTGACAAACACCTCAGGAAGAAGATGAACTTGAAGCCAATGCTGAAGATGAGTGGAAATTTTGCTAGAAAGCTCATGTCCAAAGAGACTGTAGAGGCAGTGTGTGAATTAATTAAGTGTGAGGAAAGGCATGAAGCCCTAAAAGAACTAATGGACCTTTATCTGAAGATGAAGCCAGTGTGGCGATCCTCATGCCCTGCCAAGGAGTGCCCAGAACTGCTGTGCCAGTATAGCTACAATTCACAGCGTTTTGCAGAGCTCTTATCTACAAAGTTCAAGTACAGATATGAGGGCAAGATTACAAATTATTTCCACAAAACACTTGCTCATGTTCCTGAAATCATTGAAAGAGATGGGTCCATTGGGGCCTGGGCAAGCGAAGGAAATGAGTCTGGAAACAAACTGTTTAGGAGGTTCCGAAAAATGAATGCCAGGCAGTCCAAGGTCTATGAGATGGAGGATGTCTTGAAGCACCACTGGCTATATACCTCCAAGTACCTCCAGAAGTTCATGAATGctcataaaacattaaaaagccAGAACTTCACCATTGATTCAGGGGGTAGTTTAGGTGACTCCTTGCCGCTGGAGGTCTTGGAAAACAGTGATTCAGCAGAACTCTAA